In Sulfuritortus calidifontis, the sequence GAGGATGCCATCCGCACCCTGCGCCTGGCGCGCGAGCTGCTGGACGGACACGATCTGGTCAAGCTCGAGGTGCTGGGCGACCCGGACACCCTCTACCCGAACGTGGTCGAGACCCTCAAGGCGGCCCAGGTGCTGGTGAAGGACGGCTTCAAGGTCATGGTCTACACCTCCGACGACCCGATCATCGCCAGGCAGCTGGAAGAGATCGGCTGCGTCGCGGTCATGCCGCTGGCCTCGCTGATCGGCTCGGGCATGGGCATCCTCAACCCGTGGAACCTCTCGATCATCATCGACCGCCTCTCGGTGCCGGTGATCGTCGACGCCGGCGTCGGCACCGCCTCGGACGCCACCATCGCCATGGAGCTCGGCTGTGATGCCGTGCTGATGAACACCGCCATCGCCGGCGCGAAAGACCCCGTGCTTATGGCCAGCGCCATGAAAAAGGCGGTCGAGGCCGGGCGCGAGGCCTACCTTGCTGGCCGCATGCCGAAGAAGGTCTACCAGGCCAGTCCCAGCTCGCCCACCCGCGGCCTGATCGGCTCCTGATGCCGCATTCCCTCTCTCCCAACTCTCCCCCAGAGGGGGAGAGGGACGAAGAGGCCGCGCAAGCGCGGCCGCAGCGCTCGATTCGCAGCTTCGTGCTGCGCGCCGGACGCATGGGCTCCGGTCAGATCAAGGCCCTGGAAGCGCTCGGCCCCAAGTTTTTGCTGCCCTACCGCGTCGAGCCGCTCGACCTCGACGCCGCCTTCGGTCGCAGCGCGCCGAAAATCCTGGAGATCGGCTTCGGCATGGGCGACAGCACGGCCAAGATCGCCGCCGCCCATCCCGAGATCGACTACCTCGGCATCGAGGTCCATACGCCGGGCGTCGGCGCCCTGCTCAAACGCATCGGCGAACAAAATCTCACCAATCTGCGCCTGATCCAGCACGACGCGGTCGAGGTGTTGCAACACATGATCCCGGATGCCAGCCTCGACGGCTGCCACATCTTCTTTCCCGATCCCTGGCACAAGAAGCGGCACCACAAGCGGCGCCTGATCCAACCCGGTTTCGTCGCCTTGCTGGTCAAGAAACTCAAACCCGGTGCCTACCTGCACCTGGCCACCGACTGGCAGGATTACGCCGAGCAGATGCTGGCCGTGCTCTCGGCCGAACCGGACTTGCGCAACAGCGCCGAAGGCTTCGCGCCCCGGCCCGAGTACCGGCCGCTGACCAAGTTCGAGCAACGCGGGCTCAAGCTCGGCCACGGCGTCTGGGATCTGGTCTTCCGGCGCCGATAGGCCCGGCCCGCACAGAACGAAAAAGCCCGGCAGCGCCGGGCTTTTTTGCCGCCTGTGCAGCCCCTTACTCCTTGAGCCGGTTCAGGCCGATGATGCGCAAGGCCAGTTTCTGGAACAACGGTTCGGTACTGCCGCGCTTCATGTTCCAGATGAAATACTTCTCGAAGGCTACCTTGGCCCAGTGCACCCACTTGCCGGTCTTGAACCAGGTGACGTTGCGCGGCGGAATCTGCGGCAAGGCCAGGAAGGCCGCGCCGGTATCGCCCATGTCGGCCAGACAGAAGGCGTTCCAGGTCGCCACCTTCTCCGGCGCTTCGCCACGGATGTCGTGCATGATGTTGTGTGCCGTGGCGGCAACCATGGACTCGATCATGTAGCCGGTCTTCGGGGTACCGGTCGGCACCGGCGTCGCCTCCACGGGGGGGATGGCGATACAGACGCCGACCGAGTAGATGTTCTTCCACTTCGGGTT encodes:
- a CDS encoding thiazole synthase yields the protein MNPLVIAGKSYNSRLLVGTGKYKDFDETRQAVEASGAEIVTVAIRRTNIGQDPKQPSLLDALPPSKFTYLPNTAGCYTAEDAIRTLRLARELLDGHDLVKLEVLGDPDTLYPNVVETLKAAQVLVKDGFKVMVYTSDDPIIARQLEEIGCVAVMPLASLIGSGMGILNPWNLSIIIDRLSVPVIVDAGVGTASDATIAMELGCDAVLMNTAIAGAKDPVLMASAMKKAVEAGREAYLAGRMPKKVYQASPSSPTRGLIGS
- the trmB gene encoding tRNA (guanosine(46)-N7)-methyltransferase TrmB, whose product is MPHSLSPNSPPEGERDEEAAQARPQRSIRSFVLRAGRMGSGQIKALEALGPKFLLPYRVEPLDLDAAFGRSAPKILEIGFGMGDSTAKIAAAHPEIDYLGIEVHTPGVGALLKRIGEQNLTNLRLIQHDAVEVLQHMIPDASLDGCHIFFPDPWHKKRHHKRRLIQPGFVALLVKKLKPGAYLHLATDWQDYAEQMLAVLSAEPDLRNSAEGFAPRPEYRPLTKFEQRGLKLGHGVWDLVFRRR